A window of the Lactuca sativa cultivar Salinas chromosome 7, Lsat_Salinas_v11, whole genome shotgun sequence genome harbors these coding sequences:
- the LOC111902807 gene encoding glucan endo-1,3-beta-glucosidase 12, producing MAPLFFFLLAIFSFADGGSIGVNYGRIANDLPSPSKVVKLLKSQGINRVKVYDTDPAVLKSLAGSGIKVTVDLPNELLRAAASKRSFASGWVERNVAAYHPHTQIEAIAVGNEVFVDRKNTTGFLVPAMKNLHEALVKFNLHSDIKISSPVALSALQNSYPSSSGSFRPELIEPVFKPMFELLRQTGSYLMVNAYPFFAYESNSDVISLDYALFRENPGVPDAGNGLRYFSLFDAQIDAVFAAMSAMKFDDIPLVVTETGWPSKGDDNEIGASMENAAAYNGNLVKRILTGGGTPLRPKADLTVFLFALFNENKKDGPSSERNYGLFYPNREKVYNVPFTTEDLKDYRDKQSPATGDMGGGQVRVSAPNNGSRSGSGSGSGKSWCVASDVGKDRLQTALDYACGEGGADCRPIQPGSTCYDPNTLEAHASYAFNSYYQKTGRAAGSCYFGGAAHTVSQPPKFGKCELPTGY from the exons ATGGCAccactcttcttcttcctcctcgccATTTTCTCGTTTGCAG ATGGAGGTTCAATCGGTGTCAACTATGGTAGAATCGCTAATGATCTACCATCGCCTTCGAAGGTCGTTAAGCTCCTGAAATCTCAAGGAATCAATCGCGTTAAGGTCTACGACACTGACCCTGCTGTACTCAAATCACTCGCCGGATCCGGCATTAAGGTCACGGTGGACCTCCCCAACGAGCTCCTCCGCGCCGCCGCTAGTAAACGGTCGTTTGCTTCCGGATGGGTGGAGCGAAATGTCGCTGCGTACCACCCACACACGCAAATCGAAGCCATCGCCGTCGGTAATGAGGTGTTCGTCGACCGGAAAAACACAACCGGGTTTCTCGTACCTGCCATGAAAAACCTCCATGAAGCTCTTGTTAAGTTTAATCTGCATTCCGATATCAAAATCTCGTCGCCGGTGGCATTGAGTGCTTTACAGAACTCATACCCTTCTTCGTCCGGATCTTTCAGACCCGAACTCATTGAACCCGTTTTCAAACCCATGTTCGAACTTCTCCGTCAAACCGGGTCTTACCTTATGGTTAACGCCTACCCGTTTTTCGCATATGAATCAAACTCCGACGTCATCTCCCTCGACTACGCGCTCTTCCGTGAAAACCCCGGCGTACCTGACGCCGGCAACGGCTTACGTTACTTCAGCCTCTTCGACGCTCAAATCGACGCCGTGTTTGCCGCAATGTCGGCGATGAAGTTCGATGATATCCCGTTGGTTGTAACGGAGACGGGGTGGCCGTCAAAAGGTGACGACAACGAGATCGGAGCTAGCATGGAGAACGCCGCTGCTTACAATGGTAACCTAGTAAAGCGCATTCTCACCGGCGGAGGTACACCTCTCCGGCCTAAAGCAGACCTCACGGTTTTCCTGTTTGCTTTATTTAACGAGAACAAGAAAGACGGACCTTCGTCGGAGAGAAACTACGGGTTGTTTTACCCGAACCGGGAAAAAGTTTACAATGTACCTTTCACGACGGAGGATTTGAAAGATTACAGAGACAAACAGTCGCCGGCCACCGGTGATATGGGTGGAGGTCAAGTGAGGGTGTCAGCTCCAAACAACGGGTCTAGGTCCGGGTCTGGATCCGGGTCGGGGAAATCTTGGTGTGTAGCAAGTGATGTTGGAAAAGATAGGCTGCAGACTGCTCTAGATTACGCTTGTGGAGAAGGTGGTGCTGACTGCCGTCCGATACAACCAGGTTCCACGTGTTACGATCCTAACACGTTAGAGGCTCACGCATCGTACGCTTTCAATAGCTACTATCAAAAGACTGGACGTGCTGCTGGTTCGTGTTATTTTGGTGGCGCCGCGCACACTGTATCCCAGCCACCTA AATTTGGGAAATGTGAGCTTCCAACTGGATACTGA
- the LOC111902808 gene encoding uncharacterized protein LOC111902808 yields MRRYFYPLTSFQIGDLQSYLSDLTLFLAPDSKTFYVLVDNRPWLEDLASRPAHLWQLMVTKSRMSPFANTRGRKGKKKTKEFINQKVNSKPSTRTQNLKKWFSVVDAAALSKKRALLPVKKLRSSLLANSKLHRTLYGFIVFQVEWKDVRGINYLNELQTDTSLAIEAKYMKRWEFDSIAQSVKCINSWFPGTPNEQSILEEHLNSMLGDEFYDAPKEFQEYPCAKDDEKTLQGENLDKKVETLENETSEEIHTPPPYKRRKLTNSAGIDVEVNIYTDISNGRTVITKMPSLTDCDETAEPSESKDVLLLFKFNNHDLPFELKEIIVSDLRLLTLLEAGLPSWVIFSQSYPVFCHIYRPWMCPLARALYVIISIVTVVIGFYDLYKNVPVLKATASRLCGPLFDWIETWEMVSRIKYLGTMLFLHNSEKALVWLLMMTRTVRSFVSIVTQPLSGPFLDFLEILLPFWNLFVQFGQYLCSFLGILMESSWDLVENLIEAVMLPVWFVSSVVWTIVMSIMYPIFWFIWGILYAPISLILGVSNFVGFMYNQIYDLFGEIWILVSDIFKLASNAESAAHTYEVSIWRSLWNDLFSQVFRALRSILNGFVAFFAACNRHRLSIYNHLHELIRRVNQPSERFEGVNVNSSHESQGTRLLGGEKQDRRKWKKS; encoded by the exons ATGAGGAGATACTTCTATCCTTTAACCAGCTTCCAAATTGG GGATCTTCAGTCTTATCTTTCCGATCTTACCCTTTTCTTAGCCCCTGATAGTAAGACCTTTTATGTATTGGTGGATAATCGACCATGGCTGGAAGATCTAGCTTCAAGACCTGCACATCTATGGCAGTTAATGGTTACCAAG TCAAGGATGTCCCCTTTTGCAAACACAAGGGGCAGAAAGGGAAAGAAAAAGACCAAAGAGTTCATCAACCAGAAGGTGAATTCCAAACCTTCAACCCGGACCCAAAACTTGAAAAAATGGTTTTCAGTAGTTGATGCTGCAGCATTATCAAAAAAGAGAGCTTTATTACCTGTAAAGAAACTCAGAAGCTCCCTTCTTGCAAATAGCAAATTACACAGAACTTTATACGGATTCATTGTCTTTCAAGTTGAGTGGAAAGATGTTCGTGGTATCAACTACTTAAATGAACTTCAG ACTGATACATCTCTTGCTATAGAGGCTAAATACATGAAAAGATGGGAATTCGATAGCATAGCTCAATCAGTTAAATGCATAAATTCATGGTTTCCAGGAACACCTAATGAACAATCAATCTTGGAAGAGCATCTCAACTCTATGCTAG GAGATGAGTTTTATGACGCCCCGAAAGAATTCCAAGAATACCCTTGTGCAAAAGATGATGAAAAAACCTTACAAGGGGAAAATCTTGATAAAAAGGTAGAAACTTTAGAAAATGAAACAAGTGAAGAAATCCATACCCCTCCACCTTATAAGAGAAGAAAACTAACAAATTCAGCAGGAATCGATGTCGAGGTGAATATTTACACAGACATAAGCAACGGAAGAACcgtaattaccaaaatgccctcgTTAACCGATTGTGATGAAACAGCTGAACCCAGTGAGTCAAAAGACGTGTTGCTTTTATTCAAGTTTAACAACCATGATCTCCCTTTTGAATTAAAGGAAATAATCGTATCTGATTTGAGATTATTGACTCTTCTAGAAGCTGGACTTCCATCTTGGGTAATTTTCTCCCAATCTTACCCTGTTTTTTGCCATATTTATCGACCATGGATGTGCCCTTTAGCAAGAGCTCTATATGTCATCATCTCCATTGTTACAGTTGTCATTggtttctatgatctttacaaaAATGTCCCTGTGCTTAAAGCAACTGCTTCACGTTTATGTGGGCCACTTTTTGATTGGATTGAAACGTGGGAAATGGTATCGAGGATTAAGTATTTAGGGACGATGCTTTTTTTGCATAATTCCGAAAAAGCCCTTGTGTGGTTGTTGATGATGACAAGGACTGTGAGGTCATTTGTTTCGATTGTTACACAACCTTTATCTGGTCCGTTTCTTGAttttcttgaaattcttcttccGTTTTGGAATTTGTTTGTGCAATTTGGACAATATTTGTGCTCGTTTTTGGGGATTTTGATGGAAAGTTCGTGGGATTTGGTGGAAAATCTAATTGAAGCTGTTATGCTTCCTGTGTGGTTCGTATCATCGGTTGTTTGGACAATTG taATGAGTATTATGTACCCAATATTTTGGTTCATTTGGGGGATACTTTATGCACCAATAAGTCTCATTCTTGGTGTATCCAATTTTGTGGGATTTATGTACAACCAAATATACGATTTATTTGGAGAAATATGGATTCTCGTGAGTGATATATTTAAATTAGCTTCAAATGCTGAGTCAGCAGCCCACACTTACGAGGTTTCCATTTGGAGATCCCTTTGGAACGACTTATTTTCCCAg GTTTTCCGTGCTCTTCGGAGTATTTTAAACGGGTTTGTTGCGTTCTTTGCAGCTTGCAATAGACATCGATTGAG CATATATAATCATTTACATGAGTTGATTCGAAGAGTTAATCAGCCAAGTGAGAGATTTGAGGGTGTGAATGTGAATTCTAGCCATGAATCACAAGGAACTCGGTTACTT GGGGGAGAAAAACAGGATAGGAGAAAGTGGAAGAAGAGTTAG
- the LOC111902866 gene encoding disease resistance protein RLM3: protein MALPEIGSSSSSPISGHTYDVYSNFRGTDNRYSFTEHLNKALVDANFTTFFSDEKIEIKEGLKPDLESAIKASRASVIVLSKNFATSAWFLEELVQILEQRMTSNHIVVPIYYRIEPTEVEKVHRTFREELARILHEMKFVTDTSQWALQMDRKGKALAQLADLRGILVNDAGSHLICIA, encoded by the coding sequence ATGGCTCTTCCGGAAATAGggtcttcatcttcttcaccaATTAGTGGTCATACGTATGACGTATATTCAAACTTTAGAGGTACCGATAATCGATATAGTTTCACTGAGCACCTTAATAAAGCCCTAGTGGATGCCAATTTCACTACCTTCTTTAGTGATGAAAAGATTGAAATAAAGGAAGGTCTGAAACCAGATCTCGAGAGTGCAATTAAAGCATCTAGGGCATCTGTTATCGTGTTGTCAAAGAATTTTGCTACTTCCGCATGGTTCCTTGAAGAATTGGTGCAGATCCTTGAACAACGTATGACATCCAATCATATTGTTGTTCCCATCTATTATCGTATTGAGCCCACCGAAGTCGAGAAGGTACATCGTACATTCCGAGAAGAGCTGGCTCGGATTTTACACGAGATGAAGTTTGTGACCGATACAAGTCAATGGGCTCTACAGATGGACAGAAAGGGAAAAGCGCTTGCACAACTTGCTGATTTAAGAGGGATACTAGTAAATGACGCAGGTAGCCACTTAATTTGTATTGCTTAA
- the LOC111902809 gene encoding probable receptor-like protein kinase At5g59700 isoform X1, whose product MDNNQGNKEFQTELTMLSQYQHHNIVTLIGFCNVNNEMILIYEYASNGSLDTYLLNPSSQLSWLQLLKICIDVAFALDYLHNHVAQKHRIIHRDIKSANILLDENLNAKLADFGLAKIGLANQQNSFVITNIAGTYGYMDPQYGRTGFLTKESDVYSFGVVLFEVLCGRVVCVDYNDERKFLFHYAPTCYKNGDMEKIVDRRIRKDINPITLLKFTATAYQCLQETREHRPTIAEVVFQLKEAMEIQLEDEILG is encoded by the exons ATGGATAATAATCAAGGTAACAAAGAGTTCCAAACCGAGCTCACAATGCTTTCACAATATCAACATCACAACATTGTAACCCTTATTGGGTTTTGTAATGTTAACAATGAGATGATCCTTATTTACGAATACGCAAGCAATGGAAGCCTCGACACCTATTTGCTTAACCCTTCCTCTCAACTTTCATGGCTACAACTCCTCAAAATATGCATCGACGTTGCTTTTGCATTGGACTATCTTCATAATCATGTTGCACAAAAACACAGAATAATACATCGCGATATTAAAAGTGCAAATATTTTGTTGGATGAAAATTTGAATGCAAAACTTGCGGATTTTGGGTTGGCTAAGATAGGATTAGCTAATCAACAAAATAGTTTTGTGATAACTAATATTGCGGGGACATATGGTTACATGGACCCACAATATGGAAGAACAGGGTTTTTAACAAAAGAATCGGATGTTTATTCTTTTGGTGTGGTTTTGTTTGAAGTTTTGTGTGGAAGGGTGGTGTGTGTAGATTACAATGATGAGCGGAAATTTCTCTTTCATTATGCTCCAACTTGCTACAAAAACGGTGATATGGAAAAGATTGTTGATCGAAGAATAAGGAAAGACATCAATCCAATAACGTTGCTCAAGTTTACAGCTACTGCTTATCAATGCTTGCAAGAAACTCGGGAACACCGGCCTACAATTGCTGAGGTTGTGTTCCAACTAAAGGAGGCAATGGAAATTCAa TTAGAAGATGAGATCCTCGGATGA
- the LOC111902809 gene encoding probable receptor-like protein kinase At5g59700 isoform X2: MDNNQGNKEFQTELTMLSQYQHHNIVTLIGFCNVNNEMILIYEYASNGSLDTYLLNPSSQLSWLQLLKICIDVAFALDYLHNHVAQKHRIIHRDIKSANILLDENLNAKLADFGLAKIGLANQQNSFVITNIAGTYGYMDPQYGRTGFLTKESDVYSFGVVLFEVLCGRVVCVDYNDERKFLFHYAPTCYKNGDMEKIVDRRIRKDINPITLLKFTATAYQCLQETREHRPTIAEVVFQLKEAMEIQDQGM; encoded by the exons ATGGATAATAATCAAGGTAACAAAGAGTTCCAAACCGAGCTCACAATGCTTTCACAATATCAACATCACAACATTGTAACCCTTATTGGGTTTTGTAATGTTAACAATGAGATGATCCTTATTTACGAATACGCAAGCAATGGAAGCCTCGACACCTATTTGCTTAACCCTTCCTCTCAACTTTCATGGCTACAACTCCTCAAAATATGCATCGACGTTGCTTTTGCATTGGACTATCTTCATAATCATGTTGCACAAAAACACAGAATAATACATCGCGATATTAAAAGTGCAAATATTTTGTTGGATGAAAATTTGAATGCAAAACTTGCGGATTTTGGGTTGGCTAAGATAGGATTAGCTAATCAACAAAATAGTTTTGTGATAACTAATATTGCGGGGACATATGGTTACATGGACCCACAATATGGAAGAACAGGGTTTTTAACAAAAGAATCGGATGTTTATTCTTTTGGTGTGGTTTTGTTTGAAGTTTTGTGTGGAAGGGTGGTGTGTGTAGATTACAATGATGAGCGGAAATTTCTCTTTCATTATGCTCCAACTTGCTACAAAAACGGTGATATGGAAAAGATTGTTGATCGAAGAATAAGGAAAGACATCAATCCAATAACGTTGCTCAAGTTTACAGCTACTGCTTATCAATGCTTGCAAGAAACTCGGGAACACCGGCCTACAATTGCTGAGGTTGTGTTCCAACTAAAGGAGGCAATGGAAATTCAa GATCAAGGCATGTGA